A genomic stretch from Syntrophales bacterium includes:
- a CDS encoding enoyl-CoA hydratase-related protein produces MEFEHILLEKWDSVSVLRMNRPQSLNALSTGHLTDIVKGLEICAEDDAVRCVVLTGQGRAFCSGGDIGEFRDSLDTNPSEPLRQIIKLLNIAILAIRTMHKPVLAAINGAAGGAGISLAAACDLRLCAASARFRQAYTSLGLVPDGAWALLVPLLIGFSRANELIFLDTVFDARQALEWGLVNRVVEDPELEREVHELSGRLARGATTAFAIAKENMNHSMMDLLERQLERERSGMIRAGKTRDYQEGARAFFAKRLPEFSGK; encoded by the coding sequence GTGGAATTCGAGCATATCCTGCTGGAAAAATGGGATTCCGTATCCGTTCTCCGCATGAACCGGCCGCAGTCCCTCAATGCCCTGAGCACGGGCCACCTGACGGACATCGTGAAAGGGCTGGAGATCTGCGCCGAAGACGACGCGGTGCGCTGCGTGGTTCTGACGGGGCAGGGGCGCGCCTTCTGCTCCGGCGGGGACATCGGTGAATTCAGGGATTCACTGGACACGAACCCCTCGGAGCCCCTCCGGCAAATCATCAAGCTTCTGAACATCGCCATCCTGGCCATCCGGACGATGCACAAACCCGTCCTCGCCGCCATAAACGGGGCCGCCGGGGGAGCCGGCATCAGCCTGGCAGCCGCCTGCGACCTGCGCCTCTGCGCGGCCTCGGCCCGGTTCCGGCAGGCCTACACGAGCCTGGGGCTGGTCCCCGACGGGGCCTGGGCGCTCCTGGTCCCGCTCCTGATCGGATTTTCCCGGGCCAACGAGCTGATTTTCCTCGACACGGTCTTCGACGCCCGGCAGGCCCTGGAGTGGGGGCTCGTTAACCGCGTCGTGGAAGACCCGGAGTTGGAGCGGGAAGTCCATGAACTTTCCGGCCGCCTCGCCCGGGGTGCCACGACGGCGTTCGCCATCGCCAAGGAGAATATGAACCACTCCATGATGGACCTCCTGGAACGGCAGCTGGAGCGGGAGCGGTCCGGGATGATCCGGGCGGGTAAGACCCGCGACTACCAGGAAGGGGCCCGGGCGTTTTTCGCCAAGCGGCTGCCTGAATTCAGCGGAAAATGA
- the ccsB gene encoding c-type cytochrome biogenesis protein CcsB, whose amino-acid sequence MISSKILAWVTFLYFASFTGYLIGIVRGRDGWGKAASWTLVAGLLAHTAALLLRWRESYEMGMGHAPLSNLYESLVFFSWAVAFLYLLVEWRTRNRTTGVFVVPVAFLLMAYASISPGISDRIQPLIPALQSNWLTSHVITCFMGYAAFTVAFGLAILYLIKLRRGNPGAGSSRFVSHIPDEDDLEELLYQSVLLGFVFLTLGIATGSIWAHYAWGAYWSWDPKETWSLVTWVVYAALLHARFIRGWRGKRLAVLALVGFAAMLFTYLGVNYLPSLHAYM is encoded by the coding sequence ATGATCAGCTCGAAGATCCTGGCCTGGGTTACATTTCTGTATTTCGCCTCCTTCACGGGATACCTGATCGGCATCGTCCGCGGACGGGACGGATGGGGGAAAGCGGCTTCCTGGACCCTGGTGGCGGGACTGCTGGCTCACACGGCAGCCCTGCTCCTCCGGTGGAGGGAGTCCTACGAGATGGGGATGGGGCATGCCCCCCTTTCGAATCTCTATGAGTCTCTCGTGTTTTTTTCATGGGCGGTGGCCTTTCTGTACCTCCTGGTGGAGTGGCGGACGCGGAACCGCACGACCGGTGTGTTCGTGGTTCCCGTCGCCTTTCTGCTGATGGCCTACGCCTCCATTTCACCGGGAATCAGCGACCGGATCCAGCCCCTGATCCCGGCCCTCCAGAGCAACTGGCTCACGAGCCACGTCATCACGTGTTTCATGGGATATGCCGCCTTTACGGTGGCCTTCGGCCTGGCGATCCTGTACCTGATCAAGCTCCGGCGGGGAAATCCGGGCGCGGGTTCCTCCCGTTTCGTCTCGCACATTCCGGACGAGGACGACCTGGAGGAGCTGCTCTACCAGAGTGTGCTGCTGGGATTCGTGTTCCTGACCCTGGGGATCGCCACCGGGTCCATCTGGGCACACTACGCCTGGGGAGCCTACTGGAGCTGGGACCCCAAGGAGACATGGTCTCTCGTCACCTGGGTCGTCTATGCCGCCCTTCTTCATGCCCGGTTCATCCGGGGTTGGAGGGGGAAACGACTGGCCGTCCTTGCCCTGGTGGGATTCGCGGCGATGCTGTTCACGTATCTGGGGGTGAATTATCTGCCCAGCCTCCACGCCTACATGTGA
- a CDS encoding response regulator transcription factor, protein MKKIRILIADDHPIVRAGFKQVLSETPDMEVTDEAGNGQEVMACVRKKEHDVVLLDISMPGRSGLEVLKDLKDEKPKLPVLILSMYPEEQYAIRALRAGASGYLTKASAPNELISAIRKVAEGGKYISATLGERLTEFLGTDMTRPPHELLSDREYQVMLMIASGKTVSAIADELFLSVKTISTYRTHILEKMRMKNNAEITLYAVQNKLVG, encoded by the coding sequence ATGAAGAAAATCCGCATCCTCATTGCCGACGATCATCCCATTGTGAGGGCCGGTTTCAAGCAGGTCCTGTCGGAGACGCCCGACATGGAGGTGACCGACGAGGCGGGAAACGGGCAGGAGGTCATGGCCTGCGTCCGGAAGAAGGAGCACGACGTGGTCCTCCTGGACATTTCAATGCCCGGCCGCAGCGGACTGGAAGTCCTGAAAGACCTGAAGGACGAGAAGCCGAAGCTGCCCGTTTTGATCCTGAGCATGTATCCCGAGGAACAGTACGCCATCAGGGCCCTCCGGGCAGGCGCCTCGGGCTACCTGACCAAGGCCAGCGCGCCCAACGAGTTGATCTCGGCCATCCGGAAGGTTGCGGAGGGAGGGAAATACATCAGTGCCACCCTTGGGGAGCGCCTCACAGAGTTTCTCGGCACCGACATGACCCGACCGCCCCATGAACTCCTGTCGGACCGGGAGTACCAGGTGATGCTCATGATCGCCTCGGGCAAGACCGTTTCCGCCATCGCCGATGAACTTTTCCTCAGCGTGAAGACGATCAGCACGTATCGAACCCACATCCTCGAGAAAATGAGAATGAAGAACAACGCCGAGATCACCCTCTACGCCGTCCAGAACAAGCTCGTCGGCTGA
- a CDS encoding PAS domain S-box protein, giving the protein MAEETNTKEQLVRKIGQLRRKLDKLAPSGPDRLLVEGLYRTLEHTSRAGIYVVQDGKFRFVNQHAADYWGYPREDLLGMESMSLVHPEDRERVRQAAIQMLRGNRTSSYEFRTITKSGDVRWITEVITSIRFKGKRAVLGNSMDITEQIEARDKLAELEALEASILEAIPHAVIGLKNRRIIFANDGVEQVFGWKAEELIGATTRVLYRSDGDWDSIAQELYSTLENQRTHSTEFPCRRKDGRHIECLITASRIGESLKEKNIVITFEDITDRKLAEEAYRTMADSSQAGVYVVQDGVFQFVNENAAGYAGYSQKELTGMNSMQLVHPEDRFKVRENSHQMLHGDRKSPHEFRIITKDGRIRWIMETVTFILYRGRRAVLGNSMDITEQSAARDKLAKLEALEASILEAIPHAVIGLQDRRVIFANDGVQAVFGWRARDIVGMSSRILYRTDADYEAIAEILYNTLEKKRTVSVEFPCRKKDGTDIDCLVSASRTGESLQEKRIVITYEDITERKRAEAELERSRQQMRNLSAHLQSVREKERTRIARELHDELGQLLTALNTDIVLLNRKVPEDQREIRERIDAMSSLVDMTMKTLKRIYMDLRPGMLDHLGLPVAIEWQASEFTKRTGIHCRVKVEPEDMQLNPDLSTAVFRIFQETLTNIWRHAEAKRVQVSLKLVNGEVRLTVKDNGRGITEEQMAKPDSFGLLGIRERVLYWGGDVAINGQKGKGTTVKVRIPYENRGDTP; this is encoded by the coding sequence GTGGCAGAAGAGACGAATACCAAGGAACAACTGGTTCGCAAGATCGGGCAGTTGCGGAGGAAACTCGACAAACTGGCCCCGTCGGGACCGGACCGTCTCCTGGTGGAGGGGCTCTACCGGACCCTGGAGCACACGTCCCGGGCGGGTATCTACGTCGTCCAGGACGGCAAATTCCGGTTCGTCAACCAGCATGCGGCGGACTATTGGGGATACCCGCGGGAAGACCTCCTCGGCATGGAGTCCATGAGCCTGGTCCACCCGGAGGACCGGGAACGGGTCCGCCAGGCGGCGATCCAGATGCTCCGCGGGAACCGGACCTCATCGTACGAATTCCGCACCATTACCAAGAGCGGCGACGTCCGATGGATCACCGAGGTCATCACCTCGATCCGCTTCAAGGGAAAGCGGGCCGTCCTGGGCAACTCGATGGACATCACCGAGCAGATCGAGGCCAGGGACAAGCTGGCTGAGTTGGAGGCCCTGGAGGCGTCCATCCTCGAGGCCATCCCCCACGCCGTGATCGGCCTGAAAAACCGCCGCATCATTTTCGCGAACGACGGGGTCGAGCAGGTCTTCGGCTGGAAGGCGGAGGAGTTGATCGGCGCCACAACCCGGGTCTTGTACCGCAGCGACGGGGACTGGGACTCCATCGCCCAGGAGCTCTATTCCACTCTGGAGAACCAGCGCACCCACAGCACCGAATTCCCCTGCCGCCGCAAGGACGGCCGTCACATCGAGTGTCTCATCACCGCCTCGCGCATCGGCGAGAGCCTCAAGGAAAAAAACATCGTCATCACCTTCGAGGACATTACGGACCGCAAGCTCGCCGAGGAGGCCTACCGGACCATGGCCGACAGCTCCCAGGCGGGGGTCTACGTCGTTCAGGACGGGGTCTTCCAGTTCGTCAACGAGAACGCCGCCGGCTACGCCGGGTACAGCCAGAAGGAGCTGACGGGTATGAACTCGATGCAGCTCGTTCACCCGGAAGACCGCTTCAAGGTGAGGGAAAATTCGCACCAGATGCTTCACGGTGACCGGAAATCGCCCCACGAATTCCGGATCATTACGAAAGATGGCCGGATCCGGTGGATCATGGAAACGGTCACCTTCATCCTCTACCGGGGGCGGCGGGCCGTTCTGGGCAACTCCATGGACATTACGGAACAGAGTGCGGCCCGGGACAAGCTCGCGAAGCTGGAGGCCCTGGAGGCCTCGATCCTGGAAGCCATTCCCCACGCCGTGATCGGTCTTCAGGATCGCCGGGTGATCTTCGCCAACGACGGCGTCCAGGCCGTCTTCGGCTGGAGGGCCAGGGACATCGTCGGCATGAGCAGCCGCATCCTGTACCGGACCGATGCGGATTACGAAGCCATCGCGGAGATCCTCTACAACACGCTCGAAAAAAAGCGGACCGTCAGCGTCGAGTTCCCCTGCCGCAAGAAGGACGGGACCGATATCGACTGCCTGGTCAGCGCCTCCCGGACGGGGGAGAGCCTTCAGGAAAAGCGGATCGTCATCACCTACGAGGACATCACCGAGCGAAAGCGGGCCGAGGCGGAGCTGGAACGGTCGCGCCAGCAGATGAGGAACCTGTCCGCCCACCTGCAGTCGGTCCGGGAAAAGGAAAGGACCCGCATCGCCCGGGAGCTCCACGACGAGCTGGGGCAGTTGCTCACGGCCCTCAACACGGACATTGTCCTGTTGAACCGCAAGGTTCCTGAAGATCAGCGCGAGATCAGGGAGCGGATCGACGCCATGTCGAGCCTCGTGGACATGACCATGAAGACCTTGAAGCGGATCTACATGGACCTCCGCCCGGGCATGCTGGACCACCTGGGACTCCCGGTTGCGATCGAGTGGCAGGCGAGCGAGTTCACCAAGCGGACGGGGATTCACTGCCGCGTCAAGGTGGAGCCCGAGGACATGCAGTTGAATCCGGATCTGTCCACAGCGGTCTTCCGCATCTTCCAGGAGACCCTGACAAACATCTGGCGCCATGCAGAGGCCAAGCGAGTCCAGGTATCGCTGAAGCTGGTCAACGGGGAGGTCCGGCTGACCGTGAAGGACAACGGGAGGGGAATCACGGAGGAGCAGATGGCCAAACCCGATTCCTTCGGCCTCCTGGGGATCCGCGAGCGGGTTTTGTACTGGGGAGGGGACGTGGCCATCAATGGGCAAAAAGGGAAGGGAACAACCGTCAAGGTTCGAATTCCTTATGAGAACAGAGGAGATACACCATGA
- a CDS encoding cytochrome c biogenesis protein ResB gives MGIRNNPVWSFFSSVRLTLVLLAVLAVLAVIGTLVPQQESAQELARRLSPGAIRILDALQVFDLYHSVWFLLAMGLLTANLVVCSVNRFPASWRRFKAEPPAAEGLFRDVPPERTAYVKGGRDEAVARAEGALRGRYRDIRRSETSRGVVLQGQKGRITHLGVYAVHLGVLLIVAGGVAGSLFGFDAYVHIGEGETAVAADLAGGKGQHKLGFGIRCDRFLIETYENGMPKTYRSDLTFLKEGQPAFQGALLVNHPLTFEGIRFYQSSYGQSADGKARLSFTRKGGDRKDLAVTLGESFDLPDGDGTVQVLRVEENMMQMGPAMKLGVRSDRGAVQFWVFQEIVKIREGNPGLFEQVPLFNPGLFSPYVFSLQGIEARYYTVLKAATDPGVPLVALGGLVLVAGLMVVFLVDHRRVWMLVEENRGKHRISIAGRSLRTSAGLDRELAGLVGALRGKEDKPQ, from the coding sequence TTGGGCATCAGAAACAACCCTGTCTGGTCCTTTTTCTCTTCCGTTCGTCTCACCCTGGTCCTTCTGGCCGTCCTGGCCGTTCTCGCCGTGATCGGAACGCTGGTGCCGCAGCAGGAGTCCGCCCAAGAGCTGGCCCGGCGGCTGTCTCCGGGAGCGATTCGCATTCTCGATGCCCTGCAGGTTTTTGACCTTTATCACTCCGTGTGGTTCCTGCTCGCCATGGGTCTCCTGACGGCCAACCTCGTCGTCTGTTCCGTCAACCGCTTCCCTGCCTCCTGGCGGCGCTTCAAGGCGGAGCCGCCCGCGGCGGAAGGGCTGTTCCGCGATGTGCCTCCGGAGCGGACGGCCTATGTCAAAGGAGGGCGGGACGAGGCGGTTGCAAGGGCCGAAGGCGCGCTCCGCGGGCGATACCGCGACATCCGCCGGTCGGAGACATCCAGGGGCGTCGTCCTCCAGGGACAGAAGGGGCGGATCACCCATCTGGGCGTGTACGCCGTCCACCTGGGCGTCCTCCTCATCGTGGCGGGGGGGGTGGCGGGCTCCCTCTTCGGATTTGACGCCTATGTGCACATCGGCGAAGGGGAAACGGCCGTGGCCGCCGACCTGGCGGGTGGAAAGGGGCAGCACAAGCTCGGATTCGGGATCCGGTGTGACCGTTTCCTCATTGAGACCTACGAAAACGGCATGCCCAAGACCTACCGGTCCGACCTGACCTTCCTGAAGGAGGGACAACCGGCCTTCCAGGGTGCACTTCTGGTAAACCACCCCCTGACCTTCGAGGGGATCCGCTTCTACCAGTCGAGCTACGGCCAGTCCGCCGACGGAAAGGCCCGCCTGTCCTTTACCCGGAAGGGAGGGGACCGGAAAGATCTGGCCGTTACGCTCGGGGAGTCCTTCGACCTGCCGGACGGGGATGGGACGGTCCAGGTTCTGCGGGTCGAGGAGAACATGATGCAGATGGGGCCGGCAATGAAGCTCGGCGTCCGGTCCGACCGGGGCGCGGTCCAGTTCTGGGTCTTTCAGGAAATCGTGAAGATCCGGGAGGGGAACCCGGGGCTCTTCGAACAGGTGCCTCTTTTCAACCCGGGATTGTTCTCCCCCTATGTCTTCTCGCTTCAGGGCATCGAGGCTCGATATTACACGGTTCTGAAGGCCGCGACCGATCCGGGGGTTCCCCTGGTGGCGCTGGGCGGCCTGGTCCTTGTGGCGGGACTGATGGTTGTCTTCCTGGTGGATCACCGCCGTGTCTGGATGCTCGTGGAGGAGAACAGGGGAAAGCACCGGATCTCCATTGCGGGGCGAAGCCTGCGGACGTCCGCGGGACTGGACCGCGAACTGGCCGGTCTGGTCGGGGCGCTCCGGGGGAAGGAGGACAAGCCGCAATGA